From Bacteroides uniformis:
TGCCGGGACAGCGGAACGTCATGTGGAAAGTGCCCAGCTGGTTCAGCTTCACCTTGTCGCCATTGGCAAGGTTGCCTTGAATCTCCTCCACCAGGGCTTCGATGACGTGCTTCACGTCGCCCTTCGTCATGGCACAGTTTTTCTGAATGGAGGCGGCAAGGACATCGATGTCCACGGTGCCGCAGGTCTTGGGTTTCTGACGGAGATAGTACAACATGGGCGAAGCCGGGTTGCTCACGATTTTACGGCGCTGGAAGCGCTCTACAATTACATCCATAAATTTAAAAAGTTAAGGTTTAAGTTAAGAAAAATGAGTTAT
This genomic window contains:
- a CDS encoding HU family DNA-binding protein — protein: MDVIVERFQRRKIVSNPASPMLYYLRQKPKTCGTVDIDVLAASIQKNCAMTKGDVKHVIEALVEEIQGNLANGDKVKLNQLGTFHMTFRCPGMEASDKCTVRNISKVNIRFIPDKELKLVNGSTAVTRSPANVGFVLDKPEEGGSGGGNQGGGSGGGSGDDGDQGENPLG